A genomic region of Nitrososphaerota archaeon contains the following coding sequences:
- a CDS encoding DUF4064 domain-containing protein has protein sequence MGTPPSASSYPTTAYILSLIAGILIIVSGSFTAFFTYTWLARWEAPSISRIPGSVVPHWDYWAVNPLTFARMIFITIAALSLVSGVVILVSALLLRSRPKEHTTWGALILIFSILSFFGMGGFLIGALLGIIGGALAISWQPT, from the coding sequence TTGGGCACACCGCCATCAGCCAGCAGCTACCCGACTACAGCCTACATACTATCTTTGATAGCCGGTATCTTAATCATTGTCAGCGGCTCTTTTACAGCCTTCTTCACATATACTTGGCTAGCAAGGTGGGAGGCTCCATCTATCTCAAGAATACCTGGTAGCGTGGTGCCTCATTGGGATTATTGGGCAGTGAACCCGCTTACTTTTGCACGAATGATATTTATCACCATAGCCGCATTGAGCCTCGTCTCAGGTGTAGTAATCCTTGTTTCAGCTCTGCTACTTAGAAGTAGACCTAAAGAGCACACGACCTGGGGCGCACTTATACTGATCTTCTCAATTCTGAGCTTCTTCGGCATGGGTGGCTTCCTTATAGGTGCGCTGCTCGGCATTATAGGTGGAGCGTTAGCTATAAGCTGGCAACCGACTTAA
- a CDS encoding ABC transporter ATP-binding protein produces the protein MAQVIQISTYIKLSAYLIGILGLILIAVGILLEPKEKLLTEASKPPTESESSKENIRVSNAALLQSLTQPLPPSNVARAEGGRNVIIRLDSVTKVYSGDGVETPALRGVSLGIVEGEFVAIVGPSGSGKSTLLHIIGGLDKPTSGKVYIDGVDISKLSDKDLAELRNKKIGFVFQAFNLISRMDALNNVSFPLGARGTPPKIRKHLALRALQLVGLGKEAYRKPSRLSGGEQQRVAVARALVTEAPILLCDEPTGNLDTKNTQAITELLYKLNKEHGKTVVVITHNMEVAKAADRILFIRDGRIEREERLRGV, from the coding sequence ATGGCCCAAGTCATACAGATAAGCACCTACATCAAACTGAGTGCCTACCTAATCGGCATATTAGGTCTAATATTAATAGCAGTAGGTATACTGCTGGAGCCTAAAGAGAAGCTTCTTACTGAGGCAAGCAAGCCTCCTACTGAAAGTGAATCATCAAAAGAGAATATACGTGTGAGTAACGCGGCTCTACTACAATCCTTAACCCAACCACTCCCCCCATCTAATGTTGCGAGAGCTGAGGGTGGGAGGAATGTTATTATCCGCCTTGATTCGGTTACCAAAGTGTATTCAGGGGATGGTGTTGAAACACCAGCGCTTCGAGGTGTTTCACTTGGGATCGTTGAAGGAGAGTTTGTAGCCATAGTCGGTCCATCTGGTAGTGGGAAGTCTACGCTATTGCATATCATAGGCGGCTTAGACAAACCTACTTCAGGCAAGGTCTATATTGATGGCGTAGATATATCGAAGTTGTCTGATAAGGATCTAGCTGAGCTGAGAAACAAGAAGATCGGCTTCGTCTTCCAAGCTTTCAACTTGATAAGTAGAATGGATGCGTTGAATAACGTTTCTTTCCCTTTAGGCGCTAGAGGCACACCTCCTAAGATACGGAAGCATCTAGCTTTACGGGCTCTTCAGTTAGTTGGGTTAGGCAAAGAAGCTTATCGCAAACCCTCGAGGCTCAGCGGCGGGGAGCAGCAGCGTGTAGCAGTAGCTAGGGCGCTCGTAACCGAAGCGCCCATATTACTGTGTGATGAGCCAACAGGGAACCTTGATACAAAGAACACACAAGCGATCACAGAGTTGTTATATAAGCTGAATAAGGAGCACGGCAAGACCGTCGTTGTGATCACACATAATATGGAGGTGGCGAAAGCAGCCGATAGGATACTTTTCATCAGAGACGGGAGGATAGAGAGGGAGGAGCGGTTGAGAGGTGTGTAA